Genomic window (Ascaphus truei isolate aAscTru1 unplaced genomic scaffold, aAscTru1.hap1 HAP1_SCAFFOLD_532, whole genome shotgun sequence):
cctgacatacacggagattcatgaactagacaccttgaagcataacaaagacatcatgtttagaaatgctgataaaggtggagcccttgtggttttatccaccctacaatacaaacaggaggcattacggcagctagggaatccggatcCGTATAAAtttcttaaaaaggatccaacacaggactttattagtcaactagatgaaattattgaatttggaaagatactttgtacattagacaaacatgagattgaatttttgagaagtccacatcccgtgattccggtattccaccatctcccaaagatccataagtcactggtcgaccctcctggtcgtcctatagtggcaggtattggatctttgggagatgggttatcgcggtatgtggactcttatctcaaaccattggtactggcattaccgtcattcattaaggattccacggacctcatggtagatgtaaaggatctggtctggaaaaaagaatacagatgggtcacccttgacgtgatctctctgtattccatcattaatcacgatcacgggttattagctatcatgcactttttaaatttatcacatctgtccacttcactttgcacttttctattagaatctattaaatttttattaactcacaattatttcttatttgattcacgtttttatttacaattattaggcactgcaatgggcacaagttttgcaccatcatatgcaaacttattcatggggttatgggaagcacaatatatatatcacagtaataattcttatcgttcacaaattatttactataaaagattcatcgacgatctcattattatatgggacggcgatgaatcatcacttgtagcatttataaacacacttaatatcaataatgttaatatcaaattcacttatgaacaaaatataaattgcatcaattatctggacctgctcctttacatagaccatgacatgctaatccaaactgacatatttcgcaagccaaactcccgaaacacactactgtcagccaaaagttgtcatccccaatctttaatcaaaagtattccgagggcccaatttgtaaggttgagacggatatgttctgatgacgagaatttctctttgcagtcacaagcactatttgagagattccaagccaggggttacaaatatacagatatccagacagcatacgagtacgctatgactttgcatcgccctggaatcctcgataaaaagaaaaaagacaaacatcataaggggtacatacaatctaagagcaagtatagtgatatgagtccattattcatcacgacttatagtcgccaatccaagcttatatgcgacattgtgcataaacattggcacaccctgtgccttgataatgatattgctgagtttaccttgaagggaccaaaattttcattccgtagggctaagacactagcatcacacctctcgccaagtcactttcaaactaaaactgatcttaaaagaattggtagtattcctaaaggtttttatgcatgtggaaattgttccatgtgtaaatatgttcatagtacaaaatttgtccaaactgacatcaatggaaaaaaatattttattaaagaatttttgaattgtaatacatcctacaccatttatcttttgagatgtggttgcaaaaaattgtatgtgggacgaaccattcggccagtcaagacccgcattgccgagcatgtcaggcttattaaaaagaatgatgtatctcatccagttcccagacacttctccagatgccctaaagggggaatagccaacttttcctatatggcaattgaacatatcccttgtaacgctagaggaggccatagagagggggtattaaataaacaggaaatgtattgggtgtacactctgaacacactccatccggccggcatcaatcaggagtgggaactgaaacacttcctgatggggtaatggctacgttttggggtgggttcacagtgttcacccaattacattgtgatctgggaggtgacatattaagttactgtctgtcatgcggttgccactgtattcatggatatgaattatgtgaataaattgataaaatgtttatatccctttaaggtgaatcttgatactgaaaatgctttataagtactgaaaagattttataagtactagatatatgaaatcctttgttatacatctgtatacttccattaattgatatagctttatataataataatgatgctggtaacttaaaacatcagtagttgtgtttttaaatgtatccattatatgttctgttttgtttttaagatttttcatgtgtatgttgtaaataccttgttgtgcagccattgctatggggattgttgtggagatagttatccactttaatgattaatctaccacaggttaggtttaaatacgttccctgtttctattggtggcagaTGGATTTGGCAAAACTTTTAAATAGTGACACAGTTTTGACACCAACCTTTGCGAAAGTTAGATACCATGGCCGATAAATCCTTGGTCTCCTGTTTAAAGGCATCATGGACAGAGTAAGTGGTGTGCCCCTCATGTGTGGTACGGtggcactcctcacacagcagcgCGTGGTCTGTGTTGCAGTAGCGGACAATCTCGTTTCCCTTGTGGGCAAAGCACTTTATAGCATTGTCCACTTGGATGGATGCATCTTCCAGTGTGTGCGACAGAAAAGCTTTGTTCCCGTGAATGTTGTACAAACAGCTCTCACAGAAGATCAGGTTACAGGTGATGCACTTCTTCATGGTGCTGCGCTTACACTTCGTGTCACACAGCTGGCAAAAGATCCTGATCTCCTGAAGCATCTGATCAGCAGAATCGGGCAGTTTTGCCATCTCAATCTTCTTCCTCCAGTCCATCACAATGATTTTCATGAGATAGTTCTGAGGGAACTTGACATCTTTGAGTGTGTCAAACTGGAACTCGGAATGACAGATGGGGCACTGCACCACTATGTCGCCTCTCTTATCCTGACGCATCCCGCTCTTCATATTCTGCAGGCAGGTTTCGCAGATGGTGTCTTCACAGGGCAAAAGGTAGGGGTTGATGTAAAATTTGGTACATCCAAAACACAGGAGCTCTGGGTACAATGGTCCAATAAAGGTCTGTATGTCCTGCAGGCTTAAACTTGAGGAAACTTCTTCAACTTTGTTGCTAAATTTCAGAAAATAATCAAAATATAGTAAGAGATTAGCTGTAGTGTGAAATGCGCAGGAAATTATAGGCAAGGTTGTAAGTGGGTATAACTATTAATTCCATCGCTGTCAAAGAGCTGCAATGGGTCGCACGCCTCTttggcaacaaaggggttaatgtcCTTATAAAGTTCTAGAACTTTGACCACTGTAAACTGCAGGAAAATGTCATCGTGTGGGACAGAAACTGCAATAATCTGGTCTCCAAATCCGAGTAGGAATAAATCCTTAAACATTCCAATCAAGCCATGAGAAAGCGGGATCTCTCTACCACCTGCTATTTAAGATGGCACTTTTCCATGGCTCTAGATCAGATATAACTCTTGGTATGTAACACAAATAGCTCTCTACTCTGCCACTTTTACaaaggctggcactgctgcttgAACCACTTGATCACTGAACAGAGTGGACATGTACACTGAAAGGAGTAGATCATCATCTATcagataaacaaaaaaatgccGTAAGACATCCCAGAATTGACAACTCTGGTGGGACCATCAAAGAGGGCTAATTAGTTAAATATGAAAGATAACAATCAGTACTATAAACTGACTACTATTTTGGCACAAGTAATCTTAAACCAGTATATTTCCCAATTATTCATGGCCAAGGCAATACAAAACCACGCGTAGACTATTACCAGGCCAGCCATGTTGAACATTCAGTGGTAGCCACTGTGTAGTTATTACAATTATTAATGTTTATAAGGATTTAACATATTtcacagcacagtacagtacaatagagGATCAAAAATGGTGACATACATAACAGGAGAATTTCTTGTAAAGTTGTCACATGCTAACACAATAGCTAAGGGACATCCCTGCttagaggagcttacaatttcaAATAGTCCATAACAATGAGCAGAGGAAGCTAGCCGCTGTTATAGTGCACGTTCCTAGTGCAAGGGGATCGCCTTTAAACCTGTTTGAAATTAGCAATAAAGGACGTATCCTAATCCCCCATCAATGCTGTATATCCATGTGCTATCATTGAATGAATGGTGTGTTTCAAGGCAATGACACTGCTACACTGTAAATCGGGATTTTCAACTATTCCGCGGGCTTCCCTAAAGGTTTCCGTGGCTgacaggggtggtggggggggagagcaggtccAACTTCCGTCTGTGGGACCGCCGCAGCTTTGGAGGCCTCCTCGCCCCaaagtaagatttttttttgggggggggggagaggtgtgcgtGTGTTTTTAAGATGGGGGGAATTTGAGAGGGAGGGTAATTGAGGGAGtggagaaggaggggaagagaaagaggggcgagtgtaagagggagggagtgtaagATGGCTAGAGAGATGGGGAAATGAGAGATGGGGGGAAAAGAAAGGAGAGGGGAATGAGAGACGGGGGAGTgatagacaggggaagagggagagtgggagacaaGGGGGAGTAGGGCTGGGGTTCCCCAAAATGTCACCATATATTTCTAGGATTCCTTAACTAAATagaggttgaaaaccactggtgtacatactgtatacaaacatatataacattatatattgGCAGCCTCAATGATGATTTTCAGGGACCTAGTCTCTAAAGAGCACACTTATGATCCTGGAAATGTAAAAAATCTGATGCATGCAAAGCTTGGTACAGTGTGTTGATGTTTATATGGTGATCCCTCCCTAACCCACAATAATAGCCAACAACCATGAGGATCTTTCCAGATACAAAGAAATGATTGTTTGGGCCCCTTCCACCATGGATTCCTTACCTAAATGTCCCCTGGGACATATTTGTGGATAACCAATTAATATCCCACTTAACAGTGCTgtgcaacacattgcaggcccctctagtATGACAATGAATTGGTTATTCCTATTTATCTTAATTCTGTAGTGATAGCAAGTAGACTCGTCCTCCATAACGTCACTTTTTGCTTGTTTAAGGGAACGTACCAATCTTCTACCTCGCTCTGTTTTCTTCTTCTGCGCATTGGAAAGCAAGCCATTTTCAAGTTGTTTCAAAGCACTGGTGTCACGGCTCTTCTTCATTTGTGTTCTGTTAGTAGCTTAAAAGAAGCAACTTATTTCAAGGAAATCATGAtttttctttccctccccctccccccaacccataAGTTTTCCATTTCCCCTGGGGTTAAGATGACAATGAGGAACCCAAACATCTATCACAATTCATACAGCTGATGGTTGGCTGAGGACGATGTCATAATAGGACCCTTATCTGGCAGTTTCagtgcagcagccaatcagatacACTATATTCCATAACATTCCATCTTATTCcaaatgtaaatgccactgtccTTCAAGATAGACAGAATTTTATTCCAGGCACAGCGCAGATAAAGAAGCTGTTTACATGTACGCGTTTTCATTACATTTATGACATTTATAATTAAGTAACTGGTCTAAAATATGAAATATCCCAATTTGAGTGAAATCACTAGTTAGATATTAGCCATACACTATGTATATATAGTTAGACAATTACGAATTTACAATGTGAGTATGCACATTTTAAACTGTTTCCCTTTGTGTTTTAGATCAATTCTGCTTACTAATTAAGATATCGCTACACAAAGGTTGGTATTGATTATTTGAGGAATGTCTTATTAGATAATTTAATATTGGATATAGATAATATTATGTGTGATTAGATGTGTTACTGTAGATCGGTGAATACGAGACTGAACATGTGAGCAGGAATATATGTTGCTTTTCTGAGTGGGTAACATGTAATCTTGGGACAATTCACTGTAATTTGTAGAACAGAATAATGTCTAAAAGGAAAAGCAAGATGCTCACAAAAAAAGCTTTACAGAGGTGTATTTCTGATGGTGTTTCTTTACACTATTAAATTGTtcttcattaaagctgcagttcaagctgtcgtttaaaaaaaaatcattcaatacagtatgtgcatcaatacaatctccacactgacaagtgattagctaaattgctgatcgatccattcttctgtaatcgatcgctgaaattcGGCAAGGGGTTCaataaatgcatcttgggtaatcttctgctgcactgacaaccaAGTTCTGCGAGGAagagcatgtgaccaggcaggaactagattcaattggttcactgctagagagggcagggctcaaaaaggtgttgctgtttcagaagggggagATGGTGTCACTTTCTATATGATTGCTACACTGTAGGAACAAAAATggctgttacattagaatacattaaaaatgtctttacaattgttttttttaaatgctacacgtattttctcatatacagaactgatttctttaaaaaaaaatgcacatgtagtatattgcttgtactgcagctttaatactttCAGAGCTGAAATTGTGTGTTCTCTGGCAATACAGACATTGCAGGCTAAATACAGGGCTGAGTAGGTAGATTGTCACTGCAAGTAAAATACTCATAAAAATAAAACCGTGAAGCCCAAAGCTAAGAAGGAGAATACATTATATACTCACACTCAGTAACATCTCTTTTTCCGTTACCACCTCTGTCTCTGCAGTAGTGAAGGCCCCTATAAAAAACACTGCACACAGTATGATTCGCATAAAAAAAGTTTGTTTAACATCAGCTATGAAAAGCCACTTCCATGTCTCCTGAAAGCTGCAGTGCCACTTACATAGCCTACGTTTTATTTAAAAGTAGAGTTTAAATGTTAGCACCAGCACTGTCAGGGTGCAGGTGTGCTACTGTAGCTACCAAGAGATCCCTGAGAGTCTGCGGTTGCACTATGCACAAACACCAAGCAAAGGCACCAacattattttctttctttttaagggggaggggggggggggcggggggttgacACCTAATCATTGGAACTCAGAGCCTAGGACTTTAGCTCTTATGCGCTTCAATAGGATCTGGAGATATATGAAAAACTTGTTGAGTAGGTGTCACTATAGTCTGGATCAAAAAATTGTGATTAGtgctaatatatatgtagccatgtgtaaaattggtgtacatatctctttctcatgctggcagtaaacctggtaagtatgcaggattgcaggcaacaatcatggaggtttgccctcaaaccctggtgaggtgtcatatgtcccaaagggagtgacaacatgctttatgtccacccttagtgacacagagcgtgtctgttttctggaggtgatataagacacagaactgcctaaagttagcagttcagtcctgttggtgttctgactctgttcagtgagaggcatgtggaggtctgcaacagtgttgcagtgtctgatgcaagagctgtgagtctgggcaGCTCAAAGCAgacagacaagctggtgaatctccttgaggggagaggtggagaacaactctattagaggagaaggaatcttcctaatggagtgcagcagagaaatgagcggctgagctgctagctgtgaggggcagcttgcccataccaaccgcaataaagatgtccttgataaaagataacctcatgtatgagtctggaattactctgcaaaggaaggcaccacagaggagttcctcatcagaaccatccccatgaggacgcagggatcctgatgaggtggaggcgctgcactggatatagataggactcgcacacactacctcagctgcctttctgggttggcattccccatacaccatcatgcgggagactcaggagttctgttgccaacaggtgcaccaccagacacgaccatgtaattggggctggttagaccagaggggccaatatgagattggggggtcagGCCATACAGaatacctgttacatatatatatatatatatatatatatatatatatatatatatatatatatatattttttttttttatatagatatattacattgtataaatgatgcataaaatctatgcaccatatacattctgcaaatgaatgttaacaatataattgcaagctactctaccagtaaatacaaacacttccaaacaagtcaactattttaaccaatcaagtaaacaaaaatcaatatatactgtaagtaccaaccagaaaacacaatttaaaaccaaagctaacccttacaataccaaggattacatctatctaattgtaaaaaaccttatactttatacacagcattgcaataaacaaaatacatgatgaacaatacagtacattccctgtatctccctgccttcagtgtaatctgtttaaagccccctcacccctaatgtttctgttaaacagattacactgaaggcagagagatgtaaaggcctaaagccccctcccccctaatgtttctgttaaacagattacactgaaggcagagagatgtaaaggcctaaagccccctcccccctaatgtttctgttaaacagattacactgaagggagagagatgtaaaggcctaaagccccctcccccctaatgtttctgttaaacagattacactgaaggcagagagatgtaaaggcctaaagccccctcccccctaatgtttctgttaaacagattacactgaagggagagagattttacagaaacacacattaggggggagggggctttaaacagattacactgaaggcagagagatgtttctgttaccagtaaatctccctccctgctgtcagtgcagtgaatgtaaatgtggggagggggggggggacccaatgtgcatcctgtgaggtctaaccaccctcaccccctacccacataccgttacccccccccatcctggccatggcccctccgcttctgcaaaacagacacaaaaattaaaacatacaaagtaatgtcccctaaccccttaatcaccatagcggttattaaccgctagtcatgaaggggttaacccaccctcacccaccacttcctcttacccccacccacccttagtcttccctcccacccacccttaatcttcacccacccccccaaccacccttactcttcccccaccaccccacccacccttactcttgaCCCCCCCGCCCTTAGTCTTCACCCTTCCTGTTCACACAAACtcttacacccccccacacccaaccttcctctttcccccccaaccacccttcctcccccaccaACATTAATTTCCACCCACCCTTTAtcttcccccccaacacacatccAGCCTTTctgttccacacccacccacacaccctttctcttcccacccccacccacccttactcttaccacacccacccacacttactcttccccccccaaccacccttactcttcccacccccacccacccttactcttaccacacccacccacacttactcttcccccccccaaccacccttcctcttacccccacccacccttactcttcccacccacccacccttcttcTTCCCCCCCCGAAGCCACACATCCTTACCCCCCCAACATTTTtttccccaccaccaccacccacacaccctttgtcttcacacccccccacccacacaccgtTTCTCttccacccaccacccacccttcctattcccccaccacacacccttcctcttaccCAACCCCCACCCAAccttcctcttcccccacccccaccttcctcttcccccacccACACTTCCTATTTCACCTCACCAACCACActtcctcttccccaccccccacccacccttcctcttcacacccccacctttcctcttcccccaccccacccttcctcttccccccccaccctttctcttCACCCACACaccctacctctcccccccccacacacactctacctcttcccccccacccacacttcctcttcaaccacccttcctcttcacccaCCCTTCCTATtcaaccaccccccacccaaccttactcttcacccacccccccacccaccattactcttctcccccccacacacccaccctacctcttcacccccaccacccaccctccctccctcttacccccacacacccaccattCATTtttcaccccacacacacccaccattcattttttttattacattaatTGTATAATTTTACACACATCAACAGTTATGTGCTAGATATGTTACACTTTCATtactttttattaatatagtttttaTTCAAA
Coding sequences:
- the LOC142485088 gene encoding tripartite motif-containing protein 42-like isoform X2, coding for MACFPMRRRRKQSEVEDCNKVEEVSSSLSLQDIQTFIGPLYPELLCFGCTKFYINPYLLPCEDTICETCLQNMKSGMRQDKRGDIVVQCPICHSEFQFDTLKDVKFPQNYLMKIIVMDWRKKIEMAKLPDSADQMLQEIRIFCQLCDTKCKRSTMKKCITCNLIFCESCLYNIHGNKAFLSHTLEDASIQVDNAIKCFAHKGNEIVRYCNTDHALLCEECHRTTHEGHTTYSVHDAFKQETKDLSAMVSNFRKGFQGDAKS
- the LOC142485088 gene encoding tripartite motif-containing protein 42-like isoform X1, with protein sequence MACFPMRRRRKQSEVEDCNKVEEVSSSLSLQDIQTFIGPLYPELLCFGCTKFYINPYLLPCEDTICETCLQNMKSGMRQDKRGDIVVQCPICHSEFQFDTLKDVKFPQNYLMKIIVMDWRKKIEMAKLPDSADQMLQEIRIFCQLCDTKCKRSTMKKCITCNLIFCESCLYNIHGNKAFLSHTLEDASIQVDNAIKCFAHKGNEIVRYCNTDHALLCEECHRTTHEGHTTYSVHDAFKQETKDLSAMVSNFRKGWCQNCVTI